One segment of Rubripirellula amarantea DNA contains the following:
- a CDS encoding DUF4886 domain-containing protein produces the protein MRSLRVLLLLLTTVTLSWSAPTVSAQREKRAISWVNPQITDMEGLEHKVLDSKSLGHDVGYAVWTPASYSDRGSRRYPVVYFLHGAGGTEASDSGGFSSRIASSIRKGKFPEAICVFPNGGMSGYRGEVESMIIDELIPMIDREYATKAEASGRVLAGFSMGGAGSVRLSLLHPELFCAAGSWGGALSRQGKGEDSPLLPAAKSSASSLKKNNFALLTINGDQDHPEGFSPLNKVLSSLTIPHKVVTLKDTQHNLGHYYDRSADTMIAFLAERLRGEKAHHDSMRTVRVLTIGNSFAENACKYLKNIAADGGVELVIGTANLGGCTLEKHAKLAKQSATDPDNKPYPFSKAGERRKLSLQDYLVADQWDYVTVQQMSALSFKPETFHPHIDQLVEIIRELAPNAKILIHQTWAYRPDSPLLKQWGMSQDEMHAGILQAYESVAKQFDAAIIPVGSAFHEVRTSPGRQVVVPDPNYDFDNPVHPQRPDQTNSLVAGWYWDVADDREPKLKLDFKHANEAGCYLAGLVWYESLTGNDAREITYAPHAVKEADREFLREVAHSVSRTRSPEPDQVR, from the coding sequence ATGCGATCTCTCCGCGTTTTGCTTCTTCTTCTCACTACGGTGACTCTTTCTTGGTCAGCGCCCACGGTCTCGGCTCAACGTGAAAAACGTGCGATCAGTTGGGTGAACCCACAGATTACTGACATGGAAGGGCTAGAGCACAAAGTGTTGGACAGTAAGTCGCTCGGGCATGATGTGGGCTACGCGGTTTGGACTCCCGCGAGCTATTCGGACCGCGGATCCAGACGTTATCCCGTGGTGTACTTTCTGCATGGTGCAGGCGGGACAGAAGCCTCGGATTCCGGTGGTTTTTCATCTCGTATTGCCAGCAGTATCCGCAAAGGCAAGTTTCCGGAAGCAATCTGTGTGTTCCCCAATGGCGGAATGAGTGGTTATCGCGGAGAGGTGGAATCGATGATCATCGACGAGTTGATTCCGATGATCGATCGTGAGTACGCGACCAAGGCGGAGGCATCCGGTCGAGTGTTGGCAGGCTTTTCGATGGGAGGAGCGGGTTCAGTCCGGTTGTCTTTACTTCACCCTGAACTTTTTTGTGCAGCAGGAAGTTGGGGTGGGGCGCTCTCTCGCCAAGGCAAGGGCGAAGACAGTCCGTTGTTACCCGCTGCAAAGTCGAGTGCATCCAGTCTAAAGAAGAACAATTTTGCGTTACTGACCATCAACGGCGATCAAGATCATCCCGAAGGTTTTTCACCTCTGAACAAGGTGCTTAGTTCATTAACCATTCCGCACAAGGTTGTGACGCTCAAAGACACCCAACACAATCTCGGTCACTATTACGATCGCTCAGCCGACACGATGATTGCGTTTCTTGCAGAGCGGCTTCGTGGCGAGAAGGCTCATCATGATTCCATGCGAACCGTTCGCGTGCTGACCATTGGAAACAGTTTCGCCGAGAACGCTTGTAAGTATTTGAAAAATATCGCGGCGGATGGAGGCGTCGAACTAGTAATCGGCACCGCGAATCTTGGCGGTTGTACGCTTGAAAAACACGCAAAATTGGCTAAGCAGTCTGCCACGGATCCGGATAACAAGCCGTACCCATTTTCGAAGGCGGGAGAACGTCGAAAGTTGAGTCTGCAAGACTATCTCGTTGCTGATCAATGGGATTATGTAACCGTTCAGCAAATGAGTGCACTGAGTTTCAAGCCAGAAACCTTTCATCCCCATATCGATCAACTGGTGGAGATCATTCGGGAACTTGCCCCCAACGCTAAAATTCTGATCCATCAAACCTGGGCCTACCGACCTGATTCGCCACTGCTAAAGCAATGGGGAATGAGTCAGGATGAAATGCACGCAGGAATTTTGCAAGCTTACGAAAGCGTCGCGAAACAGTTCGATGCAGCGATTATCCCAGTAGGATCGGCATTCCATGAAGTTCGCACGTCACCGGGGCGTCAAGTCGTTGTGCCCGACCCGAACTATGACTTCGACAATCCTGTTCACCCTCAACGTCCCGACCAAACTAACTCATTGGTGGCGGGCTGGTACTGGGACGTTGCTGACGACCGAGAACCAAAGTTGAAGCTCGATTTCAAGCACGCGAACGAAGCGGGATGCTATTTAGCTGGGTTGGTGTGGTACGAGTCGTTAACGGGGAACGACGCGCGTGAAATCACTTACGCGCCTCATGCCGTCAAAGAAGCCGACCGCGAGTTTCTACGAGAAGTCGCTCACTCTGTATCTCGCACTCGTTCACCAGAGCCAGATCAGGTGCGATGA
- a CDS encoding carboxypeptidase-like regulatory domain-containing protein gives MCKNTFSKIGNFHWAITAGLFLKLAIGMMFLSRFDCLAFADEIHFKNGKIVNGEVTQYQNGTITIVQDNGKTISGSIAVIRSINFETSTKTNDKPLPASKSSNDLDDSQGSVADKRLIARAIENVSARESKSDSDSAVVGLVVRAAGASGPVEVTYRCYQGGGYSGIRRFNTQAPWATIEQNASRNAGVRKIVLDAGPRYEKVSIDVVLVPGQPTNLGVIPMKAVKQDRKFMVHGKVVDLDNNAMSKCPVSMGRLSTTTDSNGNYTFKNVRIGEYELVASANKHGSVPHKLLIDNNSPEKVEQTIYVFRPKTISFRYVISDLNNDSFGAQSSQPGEFSINFERQYAFWRDTVSVSNDHMQSFISDTLLRLHVKDGEIYLSNGRGPIAFTSLETNTNFDAIDAAGEPPAMAHRHPRISKGSVIIIRGFRGDTDRQSGYNTSPYCVKLEVSDIQDTK, from the coding sequence ATGTGCAAGAACACGTTTTCGAAAATCGGCAATTTCCACTGGGCTATTACCGCAGGACTTTTCCTCAAACTTGCCATAGGAATGATGTTTCTGTCTCGGTTTGACTGCCTAGCATTCGCCGACGAAATCCACTTCAAAAATGGGAAAATAGTCAACGGAGAGGTCACTCAATATCAGAACGGGACAATCACGATTGTCCAAGACAATGGAAAGACAATCTCGGGAAGCATTGCCGTTATTCGCTCAATCAATTTCGAGACTTCGACAAAGACGAACGACAAACCCTTACCTGCATCAAAGTCGTCAAATGATCTCGACGATTCCCAAGGTTCGGTCGCCGACAAACGTCTCATCGCAAGAGCGATTGAAAACGTTAGCGCGCGTGAATCAAAATCCGATTCGGACTCGGCAGTAGTTGGATTAGTCGTTCGAGCCGCCGGAGCTTCCGGCCCCGTCGAAGTTACCTACCGCTGCTATCAAGGCGGCGGGTACAGCGGCATTCGCCGATTCAATACGCAGGCACCTTGGGCAACGATTGAGCAAAATGCATCGCGAAACGCTGGAGTTCGGAAGATCGTTCTCGATGCTGGACCGCGGTACGAAAAGGTGAGCATCGACGTGGTATTGGTCCCCGGCCAACCTACCAATCTCGGCGTCATCCCCATGAAAGCCGTTAAGCAAGATCGGAAATTCATGGTCCATGGGAAAGTAGTGGACCTGGATAACAATGCTATGTCGAAGTGCCCGGTTTCCATGGGCCGCCTATCGACAACAACTGATTCGAACGGGAACTATACATTCAAGAATGTCCGCATCGGCGAATACGAGTTGGTGGCATCAGCTAATAAGCACGGCAGCGTTCCTCACAAATTGTTGATCGACAACAACAGCCCCGAAAAAGTAGAGCAAACGATCTACGTCTTTCGGCCTAAAACTATCTCATTCAGATACGTGATAAGCGATCTCAATAATGATTCGTTTGGCGCGCAGAGTTCTCAGCCGGGTGAGTTTTCCATCAACTTTGAACGTCAATATGCATTTTGGCGAGACACCGTTTCTGTTAGCAATGATCACATGCAATCGTTCATTAGTGACACGTTGCTTCGATTGCATGTTAAAGATGGAGAAATTTATCTGAGCAATGGACGGGGTCCCATTGCATTCACGAGCCTTGAAACCAATACGAACTTCGACGCGATTGATGCAGCCGGCGAACCGCCAGCGATGGCTCATCGGCACCCCCGCATATCCAAGGGAAGCGTAATCATCATTCGTGGATTTCGTGGAGACACTGATCGACAATCGGGCTACAACACATCGCCCTATTGCGTCAAATTAGAAGTGTCGGACATTCAAGACACGAAGTAA
- a CDS encoding apiosidase-like domain-containing protein has translation MFQFSWTKDVCLGLVLTVASTVVASLLTEPGNVAVAQDVVSQAPQWQEIEIAFKAERETASPYTDVDAWVDFAHERGQTIRRPMFWDGGQTFRVRFASTQPTGTWTWTTSDRDGDPGLHGKSGKFEAVLASSDEPTVFTKHGFWKIPEGGRNLVHADGTARLMCADTAWALPWRATVDQVQTYAKDRRDKGYNAALLMTVQPDQRVTGPRSRTEDGGFDVGFEDLPEGKLEKLNPEYFQMFDRLVDVLTAHGIAPVYQPVFHGYGWKGGGTAGNTVSADDYSRYCRYLVARYGARPAIWLVGGDGPAVDPSIIEQLDAAGRMIQQWDAYGQPTGIHYSPHALNRTHQDKAWLDFQWCQTGHNGEHVPERVADMWRNLPIKAVANGEPTYENIGRTGNGSGWWQGHEAWCNLTAGGTMGVVYGAGSLWQWRLHADEPDHADWCTAPGAGWREALDFDGGKYPGIAAKIFNGLDFAGMQPDWVCTYGRRGLLVPGKLFVLYLPNGGDTAIISQEVPRTYRVYDPQTGEVVGRGKLEDKPSSQAKSFSPDQPRVLVFASE, from the coding sequence ATGTTTCAATTTTCCTGGACAAAGGACGTTTGCCTTGGGCTTGTTTTGACGGTGGCGAGCACGGTGGTGGCGTCCTTGTTGACGGAACCAGGCAACGTTGCTGTTGCCCAGGACGTTGTGAGTCAGGCTCCGCAGTGGCAGGAGATTGAAATCGCTTTCAAGGCAGAACGCGAAACGGCTAGTCCCTATACCGACGTCGACGCCTGGGTCGATTTTGCTCATGAACGTGGCCAGACGATTCGTCGCCCGATGTTCTGGGATGGTGGTCAGACCTTCCGAGTTCGATTTGCCTCAACCCAACCCACCGGGACATGGACTTGGACCACCTCGGATCGTGATGGTGATCCTGGGCTTCACGGAAAGTCGGGGAAGTTTGAAGCGGTCTTAGCTTCATCCGATGAGCCAACCGTGTTCACGAAGCATGGTTTTTGGAAGATCCCCGAAGGCGGACGCAATCTCGTTCACGCCGATGGAACGGCTCGTTTGATGTGTGCGGATACAGCTTGGGCATTGCCATGGCGAGCAACCGTCGATCAAGTGCAAACCTATGCGAAGGATCGTCGCGACAAGGGTTACAACGCTGCGTTGTTGATGACTGTCCAACCCGATCAACGTGTCACAGGGCCTCGCTCGCGAACCGAAGACGGCGGGTTCGATGTTGGCTTTGAGGATCTTCCAGAGGGGAAACTTGAAAAACTGAACCCCGAGTACTTTCAAATGTTCGATCGGTTGGTGGATGTATTGACGGCTCACGGGATCGCGCCGGTTTATCAACCCGTCTTTCATGGATATGGATGGAAGGGAGGAGGGACGGCGGGCAACACGGTGAGTGCTGACGACTACTCCCGATATTGCCGATACCTCGTTGCTCGATACGGTGCGAGACCAGCGATTTGGTTAGTTGGGGGTGATGGACCAGCCGTTGACCCGTCGATCATCGAACAACTCGATGCGGCTGGTCGAATGATTCAGCAGTGGGACGCCTACGGTCAGCCGACGGGGATTCACTATTCACCGCACGCACTTAACCGCACCCACCAAGACAAAGCGTGGTTGGATTTTCAGTGGTGCCAGACAGGACATAACGGTGAACACGTGCCCGAACGTGTGGCCGACATGTGGCGTAACCTGCCCATCAAAGCAGTCGCCAACGGTGAACCCACTTATGAAAACATCGGACGAACTGGAAATGGATCAGGTTGGTGGCAAGGGCACGAGGCATGGTGCAACCTAACGGCCGGAGGAACGATGGGAGTCGTTTACGGAGCTGGTAGTTTATGGCAATGGCGGCTTCACGCTGACGAGCCCGATCATGCCGATTGGTGTACCGCACCGGGGGCAGGTTGGCGTGAGGCACTCGACTTTGACGGAGGAAAGTACCCCGGCATCGCGGCAAAGATTTTCAACGGATTGGACTTCGCTGGCATGCAGCCTGATTGGGTTTGCACCTACGGAAGACGTGGGCTGTTGGTGCCCGGGAAGCTTTTTGTTTTGTATCTCCCCAACGGCGGAGATACTGCGATTATTTCGCAAGAAGTGCCGCGGACGTACCGAGTTTATGACCCGCAGACCGGTGAAGTTGTGGGGCGTGGAAAGTTGGAAGACAAACCGTCCTCGCAAGCCAAAAGTTTTTCTCCTGATCAACCACGGGTGCTGGTGTTCGCGTCGGAATAG